The DNA sequence CTAATATACTTTAAGGTTCAAATATACGCACAGGAGAAAGAGAATGACGGGAATGACGATTGCTGGTGTTGACACGTAGACAATGACGTCACGAATCCAGGTGGGTAGATCGCCCACTCGTGACGTCAGAATCTCAAACACGTGATCCTCTGCTTTGAAGGGACCGCAGTCTGTTGACGGCTTCAGTCTGTAGACAGTGTACAACATAATCAGAGCATGTATTCTTTCTATGCGTTAAGCCAGTAACTATAAATGCAGATTGCTGGAAAATTAAAGTTTATCTTTGCTTATGTTGAAGGGACATGAACAGGCAACAACCAACTAATCCTGTTTTGAAGTTCTCCTCAATGGGTGAGGGCCGGAAGAAAATACAAATGACTGCATGCATGCTCATTCTGTCACTTTTCGGTAAATACAGTTTTTACAAAATAGGACTTTCCTAGTCTTGGTCGCGTTCCGGAAGGTTTGAGTTCACCGAGATGCTGAGATGATCGACGTCTTTTGATGACGTAGCTCGTTGCGCTGTGACGTATTATTGACTACCACGATACGCGGTTGATCAACATGGAGTTGATGACATGAGTTGTTGTGCGTGCTTCGGAAAGCGTGGAAACGTAAACAATTATTGTTGCAACATCGGTCCAGGTAAGCCAATCGATGATTCATTTTCCCGTCCACCCGTTTGACAAGAGAAGGCATTGTGTAAGTTGTTTTTGGGTAAATGAATGGTGAAGGGCAGTATTGTGATAACCGTCTAACCGATAACAGTATATGGAATAGTCAAGTGCAATGTTaggtgttcgtttgtttgtcctGTTACGTGTGATTTCACAGTAGATTAGGAAAATGTTTTGCAAATGATGTTTAGTGAGATGCGCTGTGTACGAGCATATGTTACCGTTGATGTTACAGCGGCATGCTGATCCAATCCAAGGTGGAAGAAGGATGAAGTTCTTATTCCTACTTATGACGTTCCTGAGAACTGCGGTCCCGATTGCCGGTATTACCAGCCCCACGTCGTAACCTCTTGATGGATGCACGACGTCCCGCACGGTTCTCAGACAATGCAAACAAGCTCGAGTTGCGACAGCGTATTCACGCATTCGAGAGATTGTTCAACTCTAATGGCTTCGCATGAACGAGGACAGAACGATAAGTGATACATGTGATCTGATAATGAAACGGAGATAAAAGGAAAACAAGTAGTCGATGAATTGACTATGAACGCATATACGTAAAAGAAACGAGCCAATATTTGTAATCATCAATAAAAGATCTTAAAATAATCGAGAAGCGATTCGTGAAGTGGGTAGGGTGAGAATGTTTTAGACAGGTTTGTTTAATATCACACCCTACGCTACACAGTTCAATTtacttttctttctcttctaTTTGTCCTCCTCTCACACTCACTCAATCACGGCGTACGCCATAGTGAAGAAGCACACAAAGAAGTTGATCAGCAGAATGAACATGAAGAAGTTCCCAGAGCGGGACGCCCGGAAGAACGTTCGAGGAGGTACTTTGCACATGCGCGCCGTGACGTAGCGGAAGTAGAAAACGATGACGAGTTTGACCACGCCCATTGCAGcaagaaggggagagaagaagAGACCGAGCCAGACAAGTGACTGTCCGTAGATGACGTCAAGCACTTCTGACGCCACAGTAAACTCCCTGTACccaagctttaaaaaaaacatatacaaaattaTTGTGTTTAAACTGAGCAACAAAATTaatgcacccattttcgtatcCCAATTAAAAAAATCGTTTCCATGTTATTTTATTCAAAGtgtatatgccattaaaggccctttgCTTGGCTATCTgacacacttttcggatcaaagatttctgttataggtatcacgtgacttccgccgaagtaagggtacccccaaaatcaacctgacaaaaacgtctggtaccaattaaaaaatcgactCAAATACAGAATAGGCTTAACTTGGCAACTTTAACAGTCGAGGGGAACGCCAACTCAATTATCtttccagaacaggttgttttgttttgctatcttgcgtatcttttgtgttatgtcatttttACTGATGCAGGTGAGGAGCGCATGCGCAGTAGAAAACGAAAGGTTTATGCGttcattttgaggggtaccatgacaaacaGCGCTGTATTCCAGCAATGCCtgaatggacacacacacaaaaaaaacactcaCAGATGTAAAAGCACCACACTTGATGACTGCCGCCCTGAGGAAGTCGAAGAGGAGAGTGGTCAGAAGGAtctggccaaggtcaatgagaaCGACCTTGACCACCTCTTCCCCAACCTCGTTCTCCCAGCAACACACCGCGCGGTTCTTTGTCGCTGTTGACGCCGTCTGCAGAgtgttgaaggggggggggggggggggggagaacaaGTTTAGAAATAGGAAATCACTTTTAAAGTTGACATTACTTTCATTGTCCAATGTCCGTAACAAACATAGAATGAGAGGGAGGTGGGGGCATTAAAAAAATAGTTACACAAGTTCAATGAGGCCACCATTGGCGGTGTTCATTCCACCGTCAGTGACAAACATgaagaacaaaacaagtcgcgtaaggcgaaattactacattgtcatttagtcaagctgtggaactcacagaatgaaactgaacgcactgcattttttcacaatgaccgtagtccgccgctagtgcaaaaggcagtgaaagtgacgagcctgttcagcgcggtagcggttgcgctgtgctgcatagcacgctttactgtacctctcttcgttttaactttctgagcgtgtttgtaatccaaacatatcatatctatatgtttttggaatcaggaaccgacaaggaataagacgaaattgtttttaaaacgatttcggaaattaatttttaatcataatttttatatttttaattttcagagcttgtttttaatccgaatataacatatttatatgtttttggaatcagaacatgataaagaataaaataaaagtaattttggatcgttttataaaaaaataatttgaattacaattttcagatttttaatgaccaaagtcattaattaatttttaagcctccatgctgaaatgcaatgctgaaatg is a window from the Littorina saxatilis isolate snail1 linkage group LG10, US_GU_Lsax_2.0, whole genome shotgun sequence genome containing:
- the LOC138979232 gene encoding transmembrane channel-like protein 3; protein product: MGVVKLVIVFYFRYVTARMCKVPPRTFFRASRSGNFFMFILLINFFVCFFTMAYAVIELKPSTDCGPFKAEDHVFEILTSRVGDLPTWIRDVIVYVSTPAIVIPVILFLLLGVLYFKAKSASYTRVIDKLREQLRFERRVEKREVFARARIIYAGPQVSGTGSSPRQRQMTTVSSRTSITDTATTSSLSHP